One region of Deltaproteobacteria bacterium genomic DNA includes:
- a CDS encoding RHS repeat-associated core domain-containing protein, whose amino-acid sequence MQTGAAKERSSSARPYRTFENRIRGLRPLRSAPRRAQRPVKPPTALRKTPVHTTEVRRAVLFSGTNPSFDLPVGFACGIAESATGLVRFGFRDYEPGTGRWTARDPILFEGGQGNLFGYAFNDPVNFVDPDGEAVLFAPVVYFALAKGGAIGVVYIGSKYGAAFADWWNQKGMDPCGQAGRGKNVNDVNQAFGKIGAIGAAEIGGFGAINAAVAAGPIVTTAILMNPQSVQKAGEFVGGFVMTSPPNTMNNAIGTGTRYITDSFDITKPWW is encoded by the coding sequence ATGCAGACCGGGGCAGCTAAAGAAAGAAGCTCCTCCGCGCGACCGTACCGCACTTTCGAAAACCGCATCAGGGGTCTTCGACCCCTCCGGTCCGCCCCTCGTCGGGCTCAAAGACCTGTGAAGCCGCCGACCGCATTAAGGAAAACACCCGTGCATACGACGGAAGTGCGGCGGGCGGTTCTGTTCTCCGGTACCAACCCGTCCTTCGACCTCCCCGTTGGGTTCGCGTGCGGGATCGCGGAAAGTGCGACAGGGTTGGTGAGGTTCGGGTTCCGCGACTACGAGCCGGGAACGGGGAGGTGGACGGCGAGAGATCCGATCCTGTTCGAGGGCGGGCAGGGGAACCTGTTCGGGTACGCGTTCAACGATCCCGTGAACTTCGTGGATCCCGATGGAGAGGCAGTGTTGTTCGCGCCGGTGGTTTATTTTGCGTTGGCAAAAGGAGGCGCAATTGGAGTGGTGTATATCGGCTCCAAGTATGGCGCCGCGTTCGCGGATTGGTGGAATCAGAAAGGGATGGACCCTTGCGGACAAGCTGGAAGAGGGAAAAATGTCAACGATGTAAACCAAGCTTTTGGAAAGATCGGCGCGATCGGTGCGGCGGAAATTGGGGGATTTGGGGCGATCAATGCTGCCGTGGCGGCGGGGCCTATAGTGACGACGGCTATTCTGATGAATCCACAATCAGTACAGAAAGCAGGCGAGTTTGTTGGCGGATTTGTTATGACAAGTCCACCGAATACTATGAACAATGCGATTGGAACAGGGACAAGATATATTACAGATTCCTTTGATATAACCAAACCATGGTGGTAA
- a CDS encoding helix-turn-helix transcriptional regulator encodes MARNLEQVLAKLPRKRREKVERRAAELATLKDLRQAVERTQEELASSLGVGQDTISRLEQRSDMLISTLKRYVQAMGGELDLVARFPHRPPVVIDRIAEPVPARRSVLRKSARRKKAVSAANA; translated from the coding sequence GTGGCAAGAAATCTTGAACAGGTACTCGCGAAGCTGCCCCGGAAGCGCCGGGAGAAGGTCGAGCGCCGGGCGGCGGAACTCGCAACCTTAAAGGACCTGCGCCAGGCCGTGGAACGGACACAGGAGGAGCTCGCATCCTCTCTCGGTGTTGGTCAGGACACCATATCGCGCCTCGAACAGAGGAGCGACATGTTGATCTCGACCTTGAAGCGTTACGTCCAGGCGATGGGCGGAGAGCTTGACTTGGTCGCCCGGTTCCCCCACCGTCCCCCGGTGGTGATCGATCGGATCGCGGAGCCAGTCCCGGCCCGCCGATCCGTGCTTCGGAAATCCGCTCGGCGGAAAAAAGCGGTGTCTGCGGCGAACGCCTGA